A single region of the Hoeflea prorocentri genome encodes:
- a CDS encoding type I secretion system permease/ATPase has protein sequence MNYSDRTAQSRTDETSLHDEDTSFDDDGQRDPLEKIDEAVEELKALPDEDDGSSLSDSGLSQSDVPPSSPGAQTITAKSDEPTFRVDRPNSVPGTKTIEGDSGPVRARGAQTDDNGGSGSGGNKGHGGGGGGGGGMFHKRLGPVDFSKSLKAGLAAVRNNMAIVMVFSCAANILVLAIPIYLFQISDRVLTSRSTDTLIMLTAVIVAAVILQVVFDAIRRFILMRTAVELAAQLGTPILSAAARASLHGNGREYQILGDLQQLRSFLVSGTLLSFLDAPFTPLFVLAIFLIHPDLGMIVVATALALLVVALINQKLTSAPFGEANSHMSKANLHLDSMARNSQIINALAMIPEAVNIWGKDTASSLRAQVTAQDRNIMSATFSRGIRLLTQVGMLGWGAFLAIDGQITGGMVIAASIIAGRALAPIEGAIEGWNQFLLSRSSYGRIAALLKSSPLNFERLKLPKPQGRLDVERLLYVPQGTKRVVLNAVHFSLAPGDSLAVIGDSGAGKTTLGKMLVGSILPTSGCVRLDLMDLRNWDQRQFGESIGYLPQDVQLFPGTIKDNIGRMRGDATDEQIFEAASLADVHEMIASLPQGYETTVAADGSPLSGGQKQRIALARAFFGDPRLVVLDEPNSNLDALGDRALANALAHAKKNDITVVVITQKPALLQHVDKILLLAGGAVSMFGHRNQVLQALAESQNKGRLGGAEQQ, from the coding sequence CGCTGGAAAAAATCGATGAGGCCGTTGAAGAGCTCAAGGCTCTGCCGGATGAAGATGACGGTTCTTCGCTATCTGACAGCGGACTGTCTCAATCCGATGTACCACCGAGTAGCCCGGGCGCGCAGACCATTACCGCAAAGTCAGATGAACCAACGTTTCGGGTTGATCGGCCAAATTCCGTGCCCGGCACTAAAACCATAGAGGGCGATAGCGGGCCCGTGCGGGCGCGTGGCGCGCAGACGGATGACAATGGCGGTTCCGGAAGCGGCGGCAATAAAGGCCACGGCGGCGGTGGCGGTGGTGGAGGCGGTATGTTCCACAAGCGCCTTGGCCCGGTGGATTTTTCCAAAAGCCTGAAGGCGGGACTTGCCGCGGTACGCAACAATATGGCGATCGTCATGGTCTTCAGTTGCGCTGCAAATATTCTTGTTCTGGCGATCCCGATCTATCTTTTTCAGATATCGGACCGGGTTCTGACAAGCCGCTCAACGGACACGCTGATCATGCTGACGGCCGTAATCGTGGCGGCAGTGATCCTGCAGGTCGTCTTCGATGCAATCCGCCGGTTTATCCTGATGCGGACCGCCGTCGAGTTGGCCGCTCAACTGGGGACACCGATCCTCAGCGCCGCGGCGCGCGCTTCCTTGCACGGAAACGGGCGTGAGTATCAGATATTGGGTGACCTGCAGCAGCTTCGCTCATTTCTCGTCTCGGGAACGTTGCTATCATTTCTCGACGCGCCGTTCACGCCCCTGTTTGTCCTTGCAATCTTCCTCATTCATCCCGACCTTGGCATGATCGTGGTCGCCACGGCCCTTGCCTTGCTGGTCGTTGCGCTGATCAATCAGAAGCTCACATCGGCGCCGTTCGGCGAAGCAAACAGCCATATGAGCAAAGCGAATCTGCATCTGGATTCCATGGCGCGGAATTCGCAGATTATCAATGCGCTGGCGATGATCCCGGAAGCGGTTAACATTTGGGGAAAGGACACGGCATCGTCGCTTCGTGCGCAGGTCACCGCGCAGGATCGTAACATCATGTCGGCGACCTTTTCCCGCGGCATAAGACTGCTCACACAGGTCGGCATGCTCGGTTGGGGCGCCTTTCTGGCAATCGACGGCCAGATCACCGGCGGCATGGTGATTGCCGCATCCATTATTGCAGGCCGCGCGCTGGCGCCGATCGAGGGTGCAATTGAAGGCTGGAACCAGTTCTTGCTGTCGCGATCGTCCTATGGGCGTATTGCGGCGCTTCTGAAGAGTTCTCCGCTGAATTTCGAGCGATTGAAACTGCCGAAGCCGCAGGGACGCCTCGATGTCGAACGCCTGCTTTACGTGCCGCAAGGCACCAAGCGTGTTGTACTCAATGCGGTCCATTTTTCGCTCGCACCGGGGGACTCACTGGCGGTCATCGGCGACTCGGGCGCAGGGAAGACGACACTCGGCAAGATGCTTGTCGGTTCGATCCTGCCCACATCTGGATGCGTGCGTCTTGATCTTATGGACCTTCGAAACTGGGATCAGAGGCAGTTCGGAGAGAGCATCGGCTATCTGCCGCAGGACGTTCAGCTCTTTCCGGGCACGATCAAGGACAATATCGGCCGGATGCGCGGGGATGCAACGGACGAGCAGATATTCGAAGCTGCCTCGCTGGCTGACGTCCATGAGATGATTGCCTCACTGCCGCAGGGATATGAGACGACTGTTGCGGCCGATGGGTCTCCGCTTTCTGGCGGTCAGAAGCAACGCATCGCCCTGGCGCGTGCATTCTTCGGCGATCCGCGCCTTGTTGTCCTGGACGAACCCAACTCGAATCTCGATGCGCTGGGCGACAGGGCTTTGGCCAATGCTCTGGCGCATGCCAAGAAAAACGACATCACGGTGGTGGTGATTACACAGAAGCCGGCGCTTCTTCAGCACGTCGACAAGATACTTCTTCTCGCCGGAGGTGCGGTTTCCATGTTCGGCCATCGCAATCAGGTTCTGCAGGCGCTGGCCGAAAGCCAGAACAAGGGCCGCCTCGGCGGCGCCGAACAGCAATAA
- a CDS encoding HlyD family type I secretion periplasmic adaptor subunit, translating to MTQLQQVADHIEWYSEVPRGIRKHTYYGLLLILAAFGGFGAWAFTAPLAAAVISQGSFVATGQNKIIQHLEGGVIQEILVTEGDMVEEGQPIVRLDDTSALADERQLFLRRARLEAINARLVSHFQGLTQVAFPDFLTRQADKAEIASMLESQKINFQASRGKLENDLKVYESNVASLEFRADGFELQRKSMERQLELLEGELVGKQALLEKGFIRKVEVNAIQRAIADAEGQIGRLDSQVSETLAQIAKLRRQMAQTQTNHQQAVVDELQSIEAELDTVREQFRNAENVLRRALIRAPVSGTVVKMNYHTSGGVIESGKSIAEILPSNVPLIIEAHVSRTDIDSVRVGQPAVVRLSALNQRITPVLNGRVHYVSADSLPDKSQPAMQREVYVARVTLDAREMQRARGFSPTPGMPVEVMIQTKERTFFDYLSQPVIDSMARAFREQ from the coding sequence ATGACCCAGTTGCAGCAGGTAGCGGACCATATCGAGTGGTATTCCGAAGTGCCGAGAGGCATCAGGAAACATACTTATTACGGTCTGCTGTTGATATTGGCGGCGTTTGGCGGGTTCGGCGCCTGGGCTTTCACCGCACCGCTTGCCGCGGCGGTCATTTCGCAGGGCAGTTTCGTGGCCACCGGGCAGAACAAGATCATCCAGCACCTGGAAGGTGGCGTCATTCAGGAGATCCTGGTGACCGAGGGCGATATGGTCGAAGAGGGCCAGCCGATTGTGCGCCTTGATGATACGTCAGCGTTGGCCGATGAAAGGCAGCTGTTTTTAAGGCGGGCGCGGTTGGAAGCGATTAATGCGCGGCTTGTTTCACACTTTCAGGGCCTGACACAGGTTGCGTTCCCGGACTTTTTGACCCGGCAGGCCGACAAAGCGGAAATCGCCTCAATGCTTGAGAGCCAGAAAATCAACTTTCAGGCGTCCCGCGGCAAGCTGGAGAATGATCTCAAGGTCTATGAAAGCAATGTCGCGTCGCTTGAGTTTCGTGCCGACGGATTTGAACTGCAGCGCAAATCGATGGAGCGGCAGCTTGAGTTGCTTGAAGGTGAACTGGTGGGCAAGCAGGCGCTGCTTGAAAAGGGTTTCATACGCAAGGTGGAGGTCAATGCGATCCAACGGGCCATCGCGGACGCCGAAGGCCAGATCGGCCGTCTCGATTCACAGGTATCCGAGACCCTGGCGCAGATAGCGAAACTGAGACGGCAGATGGCGCAGACGCAGACCAATCATCAGCAGGCCGTGGTCGATGAGCTGCAGTCGATCGAAGCGGAGCTCGACACCGTCCGGGAACAGTTCCGCAATGCAGAAAACGTGTTGCGACGGGCTCTTATCCGTGCGCCGGTTTCCGGAACAGTCGTGAAGATGAATTACCACACATCCGGCGGCGTGATTGAAAGCGGAAAAAGCATTGCCGAGATCCTGCCGTCAAATGTGCCTCTCATCATCGAGGCGCATGTATCACGCACGGACATTGACAGTGTACGTGTCGGGCAGCCGGCTGTTGTCAGGTTGAGCGCGCTCAACCAGAGGATCACGCCGGTGCTGAACGGTAGGGTTCACTATGTGTCCGCTGACTCGCTTCCGGACAAAAGCCAGCCGGCCATGCAGCGAGAGGTTTACGTTGCGCGTGTGACGTTGGACGCTCGTGAAATGCAGCGGGCGCGCGGCTTCTCCCCGACACCCGGCATGCCGGTAGAGGTCATGATCCAGACGAAAGAGCGAACCTTCTTCGACTATCTGAGCCAGCCGGTCATCGACAGCATGGCGCGCGCGTTTCGTGAACAGTGA
- a CDS encoding DUF1127 domain-containing protein: MTIVIDHAIAKPASRSHVVAQAVLKWMNPFSEEACKRRRIRREHEDLISMSNHDLRDLGLVRSDVAFGISSGRGVFREKDR; the protein is encoded by the coding sequence ATGACGATTGTAATCGACCACGCCATCGCAAAGCCGGCTTCCCGTTCCCATGTGGTCGCGCAAGCCGTTTTGAAATGGATGAACCCGTTTTCGGAAGAGGCGTGCAAGCGCCGCCGCATCCGTCGTGAACACGAAGATTTGATATCAATGTCCAACCATGATCTGCGTGATCTTGGACTGGTTCGCAGCGATGTTGCATTCGGGATTTCCAGCGGACGCGGTGTCTTCCGCGAGAAAGACCGGTAA